The following are encoded together in the Bacteroidales bacterium genome:
- a CDS encoding glycosyltransferase family 1 protein: MNQGTKRKTIAVNTRLLMPGKLDGIGWFTYETLKRITRAHPEVEFIFLFDRRYSKEVIFGENVRPVILGPPTRHPFLWHIWFQWRVQKYLRKKQPDLFLSTDGFIPLCTRIPSVSVIHDINFVHRPGDLPWLVRKYYRHYFPKFALRASRIVTVSEYSRRDIINHYEIPEEKIDLAYNGVNDRYHPLSEEEAEEVRKKYTGSSPYFVFVGSLHPRKNIANLLKAFQLFKDENRGNYKLVLVGEKFFLTKLMEEQLEKMKNRRDVIFTGRLTPDQLNDVLGAAWAMTFVPFFEGFGIPILEAMKCEIPVIASNVTSLPEIAGDAALYASPDSPGSIRDGMIRIVREEGLRDELVERGRIRRELFSWDHTADKLWSSVEQVLDEHA; the protein is encoded by the coding sequence TTGAATCAGGGAACAAAACGAAAGACGATTGCTGTAAACACCAGGCTTCTGATGCCGGGAAAGTTGGATGGTATTGGCTGGTTTACCTACGAAACCCTGAAAAGGATCACCAGGGCTCATCCCGAAGTTGAGTTTATTTTTCTTTTTGATCGCAGATACAGCAAAGAGGTAATATTCGGGGAGAATGTGCGCCCGGTCATACTCGGGCCGCCTACGCGTCATCCGTTCCTCTGGCATATCTGGTTTCAGTGGCGTGTTCAAAAATACCTTAGAAAGAAGCAACCGGATCTGTTTCTCAGCACCGATGGGTTTATTCCCCTCTGCACCCGGATCCCCTCTGTTTCGGTTATCCACGATATAAATTTTGTACACCGGCCGGGCGATTTGCCCTGGCTGGTGAGAAAATACTACAGGCATTATTTCCCGAAATTTGCACTCAGGGCCAGCAGGATTGTGACCGTAAGTGAATATTCCAGAAGAGATATCATTAATCACTACGAGATCCCGGAGGAGAAGATCGATCTGGCCTATAACGGAGTTAATGACAGGTATCATCCTCTTAGTGAGGAAGAAGCGGAGGAAGTACGTAAAAAGTATACCGGAAGCTCTCCCTATTTTGTGTTTGTGGGAAGCTTACATCCGCGCAAAAACATTGCCAACCTCTTAAAAGCATTTCAGTTGTTCAAGGATGAAAACAGGGGCAACTACAAGCTGGTGCTGGTTGGAGAAAAATTCTTTCTGACCAAACTTATGGAGGAACAGTTGGAGAAGATGAAAAACAGAAGGGATGTGATTTTTACCGGCAGGCTTACGCCTGATCAGCTGAACGATGTGCTGGGTGCAGCCTGGGCCATGACCTTTGTTCCCTTTTTTGAAGGATTTGGAATTCCCATCCTGGAGGCTATGAAATGTGAAATACCTGTTATTGCCTCTAATGTGACCAGCCTGCCCGAGATTGCAGGGGATGCAGCCCTCTATGCATCGCCCGATAGTCCGGGAAGTATCAGGGATGGAATGATTCGCATCGTCCGGGAGGAGGGTTTGCGCGATGAGCTGGTTGAACGGGGAAGAATACGGCGCGAACTGTTCAGCTGGGATCATACTGCGGACAAGTTATGGAGCTCTGTGGAGCAGGTGTTGGATGAACATGCTTAA
- a CDS encoding S46 family peptidase: MKKVFLLVIALVFTFQVRVLADEGMWLLSLIKQVNMDEMTELGLQLTAEQIYSINQASLKDAVGALDRGSCNAELVSSDGLLLTNHHCGYGEIQNHSSLEHDYLKDGFWAMTREEELPNEGKTITFLVRMEEVTDRIVPELNEEMGMQERASKELSLTETITREATEGNEYEAVVRSMFNGNRYFLFVTETYRDVRLVGAPPESIGKFGHDTDNWMWPRHTGDFSIFRVYTGPDGKPADYSPENIPLKSRHYLPISLKGYEKGDFTMVMGFPGSTSRYMTSWEVQESLEVDHPIRIQVRGIKLDLMMEDMLADEKVRIQYASKHSRSSNYWKNSIGMSKGLKQLKVTEKKQQIESEFTSWVNQDEQRKALYGNALADIQAAVEGRRELQIASSYIIEAYFLGIETVMFGRNLRELEMALSDPEPDQEKIQSIATALKERAEGFYKDYNAATDKKVMTAMVSLLMNELDDEFLPSSIVEAKTRYKGDAARYVDNFFKKSFLTDQARYNAFMDKPSLKVLEKDPGYQAVLASQKLYEIGGRMAQFEEGYRRGTRLFLKGLIEMHPEKDFYSDANSTMRMNYGVVGDYYPRDAVLYTHYTTLKGVMEKEDPDNFEFVVSDRLKELYKSKDFGRYGVDGTLNVCFTSNNDITGGNSGSPVMNGKGELIGIAFDGNWEAMSGDVAFETELQKCINVDIRYVLFVIDKYAGAGHLVDEMTIIE, translated from the coding sequence ATGAAAAAGGTTTTTCTTTTAGTAATTGCATTGGTATTTACCTTTCAGGTAAGAGTGCTTGCAGACGAAGGCATGTGGCTGCTGAGCCTCATCAAGCAGGTGAACATGGATGAGATGACCGAGCTGGGTTTGCAGCTGACAGCCGAACAAATATACAGCATTAATCAGGCCAGTCTGAAGGATGCAGTTGGTGCCCTGGATCGTGGATCCTGTAACGCAGAGCTGGTTTCGTCCGATGGCCTTCTGCTGACCAACCACCACTGCGGATATGGAGAGATCCAGAATCACAGCTCTCTGGAACATGACTATCTGAAAGATGGTTTCTGGGCGATGACCAGGGAGGAGGAACTGCCCAATGAGGGGAAGACCATCACCTTTCTGGTAAGGATGGAAGAGGTCACTGACCGGATCGTCCCCGAACTGAATGAGGAAATGGGAATGCAGGAACGCGCATCGAAGGAGCTCTCTCTGACCGAAACCATCACCCGTGAGGCTACCGAAGGTAACGAGTACGAAGCTGTTGTCCGAAGCATGTTCAACGGAAACAGATATTTCCTGTTTGTAACTGAAACCTACCGGGATGTTCGTCTGGTAGGTGCCCCCCCCGAGTCCATAGGGAAATTTGGTCATGATACTGACAACTGGATGTGGCCCCGCCATACAGGAGACTTTTCCATATTCCGGGTATATACCGGTCCTGATGGGAAGCCGGCTGATTACAGCCCCGAAAACATCCCCCTGAAGTCCAGACATTATCTGCCCATCTCCTTGAAAGGCTATGAGAAAGGCGACTTCACCATGGTCATGGGTTTCCCCGGAAGTACTTCGCGTTATATGACCTCCTGGGAGGTCCAGGAATCGCTGGAAGTTGACCACCCCATACGTATACAGGTCAGGGGGATCAAACTGGATCTGATGATGGAAGATATGCTGGCCGACGAAAAGGTCAGGATCCAGTATGCATCCAAACACTCCCGTTCTTCCAACTACTGGAAGAATTCCATTGGTATGAGCAAGGGATTGAAGCAACTGAAAGTCACCGAGAAAAAGCAGCAGATTGAGTCCGAGTTCACTAGTTGGGTAAATCAGGATGAGCAGCGCAAAGCGCTTTATGGAAATGCCCTGGCTGATATTCAGGCTGCCGTAGAGGGCCGAAGAGAACTGCAGATAGCCTCCAGCTATATTATTGAAGCTTATTTCCTTGGAATAGAAACAGTGATGTTCGGGCGTAATCTGAGGGAACTGGAGATGGCTCTTTCCGATCCGGAACCTGACCAGGAGAAGATCCAGTCGATCGCCACAGCTCTGAAGGAGCGTGCTGAAGGGTTCTACAAGGATTACAACGCAGCTACCGATAAAAAGGTGATGACCGCCATGGTAAGCCTGCTTATGAATGAGCTGGACGATGAGTTCCTGCCCTCCTCCATTGTGGAGGCTAAAACCAGGTACAAGGGCGATGCAGCCAGGTATGTGGATAACTTCTTCAAAAAGTCCTTCCTGACCGATCAGGCCAGGTACAATGCATTCATGGACAAGCCATCCTTAAAGGTGCTGGAGAAAGATCCCGGTTACCAGGCTGTCCTTGCTTCCCAGAAACTCTACGAGATTGGCGGCAGGATGGCCCAGTTTGAAGAGGGCTATCGCAGAGGCACCAGGCTGTTTTTGAAAGGGCTGATTGAGATGCATCCCGAAAAGGATTTCTATTCGGATGCCAACTCCACCATGCGCATGAATTACGGGGTAGTGGGGGATTACTATCCCCGGGATGCGGTTCTCTATACACATTATACAACACTCAAAGGGGTGATGGAGAAAGAGGATCCCGATAACTTCGAATTTGTGGTCTCAGACCGTCTTAAAGAGTTGTACAAGTCGAAGGACTTTGGCCGCTACGGGGTCGACGGGACCCTGAATGTTTGTTTTACCTCCAATAACGATATCACCGGCGGCAACTCAGGAAGCCCTGTGATGAATGGAAAGGGGGAACTGATCGGGATCGCCTTTGATGGTAACTGGGAAGCCATGAGCGGAGATGTGGCTTTTGAAACAGAACTGCAGAAATGCATCAATGTGGATATCCGTTATGTCTTGTTTGTGATAGATAAATATGCCGGAGCAGGACATCTGGTGGATGAGATGACCATCATAGAGTAA
- the rnhA gene encoding ribonuclease HI, with translation MTPGEIVIYTDGAARGNPGPGGLGVVMIYGDHRRELSEGYGLTTNNRMELLAVIRGLEALKRKDLRVKIYTDSRYVADSVNKGWVFSWEKQRFKKKKNIDLWQRFLELYREYKVEFVWVKGHASIPENERCDRLAVEASHGASLKVDSGYVENMDETIM, from the coding sequence ATGACCCCGGGAGAAATTGTCATTTATACAGATGGAGCTGCCCGGGGTAATCCCGGTCCGGGTGGACTGGGTGTGGTGATGATATATGGGGATCATCGCAGAGAGCTTTCAGAAGGCTATGGCTTAACCACCAATAACCGGATGGAGTTACTTGCAGTGATCAGAGGCCTGGAAGCCCTGAAACGCAAGGATCTGAGGGTGAAAATCTATACAGATTCACGCTATGTGGCTGATTCCGTGAACAAAGGATGGGTTTTCTCCTGGGAAAAACAGCGTTTCAAAAAAAAGAAGAATATAGATCTCTGGCAGCGTTTCCTGGAGTTGTACCGGGAGTATAAAGTGGAGTTTGTGTGGGTAAAAGGACATGCCAGTATTCCGGAAAATGAACGATGCGACAGGCTGGCCGTTGAGGCCAGCCATGGCGCATCGCTCAAGGTCGATTCCGGGTATGTGGAAAACATGGATGAAACAATAATGTAG
- a CDS encoding ribonuclease HII: protein MLKPYHTKGKVEAGCDEAGRGCIAGPVYAAAVILPPQFCHADLDDSKKLSRKKREQLRILIEQEAISWGVGVAVEEEIDQINILNASFLAMHRALEKLRPVPESLLIDGNRFKPYKDILHSCIVKGDGIYASIAAASILAKTHRDEYMETLHLHYPLYGWGRNMGYPTRAHRRALLEAGPTPHHRRSFKLLDDQIQIGFS from the coding sequence ATGCTTAAGCCATACCATACGAAAGGAAAGGTGGAAGCCGGCTGTGATGAGGCAGGCAGGGGCTGTATAGCAGGTCCCGTATATGCTGCGGCTGTGATCCTTCCCCCGCAGTTTTGCCACGCAGACCTGGACGACAGCAAGAAACTTTCCAGGAAAAAGAGGGAGCAATTGCGCATACTTATAGAGCAGGAGGCGATCAGTTGGGGAGTCGGTGTGGCGGTTGAAGAGGAAATCGATCAGATCAATATCCTGAATGCCTCCTTTCTGGCCATGCACCGGGCCCTGGAGAAGCTGCGGCCAGTTCCGGAATCCCTGCTGATCGATGGCAATCGTTTTAAGCCTTACAAAGATATTTTGCACTCCTGCATTGTGAAAGGAGACGGAATCTATGCCTCCATTGCTGCCGCTTCCATCCTGGCTAAAACGCACCGGGATGAATACATGGAAACGCTGCACCTGCATTATCCCCTTTACGGATGGGGAAGAAACATGGGATATCCAACCAGGGCGCACCGAAGGGCATTACTGGAGGCTGGTCCCACGCCTCACCACCGGCGCTCTTTCAAATTGCTGGATGATCAGATTCAGATCGGCTTTTCTTAA